A region from the Bombyx mori chromosome 15, ASM3026992v2 genome encodes:
- the LOC101736720 gene encoding tRNA N(3)-methylcytidine methyltransferase METTL6, translated as METDIPAHVEETSSSDTFVHRLKELSQEEIKLLQNQNTRLVPEAKATRLEKDAKRHWDLFYKRNETKFFRDRHWTTREFQELINFDPEQQIVYLELGCGVGNMIFPLVEEGFTNFFFYACDFSPRAVEFVKRNSLYDKNRMKAFCADLTTEDLFENIQENSIDIASLIFVLSAIQPAAWAHVAALAYRALKPGGVLLFRDYGRYDMAQLRFKPGHKIADNFYMRQDGTRSYYFTEEELLKLFTNAGFMILTNTYVQRRTVNFKAGIDVPRIFVQGKYKKTFK; from the exons ATGGAAACCGATATTCCTGCGCATGTTGAAGAAACAAGCAGCAGTGACACATTCGTTCACAGGCTGAAAGAACTGTCACAAGAAGAAATAAAGCTCTTACAAAATCAAAATACACGTCTTGTACCCGAAGCCAAAGCGACTAGATTGGAAAAAGATGCTAAACGCCATTGggatttattttacaaaagaaaCGAAACAAAATTCTTCCGGGACCGGCATTGGACTACACGTGAGTTTCAAGAACTGATTAACTTCGATCCTGAACAGCAAATAGTTTACTTAGAGCTTGGTTGCGGGGTCGGTAATATGATATTCCCGCTGGTCGAAGAAGGCTTTACAAACTTCTTCTTTTACGCGTGTGATTTTTCACCACGTGCAGTAGAATTTGTCAAACGTAACAGCTTGTACGACAAAAACCGCATGAAGGCTTTCTGTGCTGACTTAACCACAGAAGATTTATTCGAAAACATCCAGGAGAATTCAATAGACATcgcgagtttgatttttgtgCTATCTGCAATCCAGCCGGCTGCTTGGGCCCACGTGGCGGCGCTGGCTTACCGTGCTCTAAAACCCGGGGGCGTATTGCTCTTTAGAGATTATGGGAGGTATGACATGGCCCAGTTACGCTTTAAACCTGGACATAAAATTGCTGACAATTTCTACATGAGACAAGACGGAACTAG GAGCTATTATTTTACGGAAGAAGAGCTACTCAAACTTTTCACTAATGCTGGTTTCATGATCCTCACGAACACGTACGTGCAGCGCAGGACTGTAAATTTTAAAGCAGGCATAGATGTACCGCGAATATTTGTAcaaggaaaatataaaaaaacctttaaatg A
- the LOC101736576 gene encoding probable ribosome production factor 1, protein MARGKDKKKRKLEKKQEGDDVPKKIPHTLETLREKDETMLVNADTEEQEEAQKDMELDELSTYYENSYEPKVLITYSDNPHSKTRIFGRELTRIIPNSLSRYRQRSSVKRIVQSAIREDVTDVIIINENQRQPNGFLLIHLPAGPTAHFRLSSCKITPELGKDHKEITIHRPEVVLNNFSTRLGLTVGRMLGALFHYEPQFRGRRAVTFHNQRDYIFFRHHRYEFTKDGKRAKLCELGPRFTLKLISLQQGTFDSKRGDYEWIIAGRRHQMETSRRKFFL, encoded by the exons aaaaa acGCAAGTTAGAAAAGAAACAAGAGGGAGATGATGTACCTAAGAAAATCCCTCACACGTTGGAAACTCTTCGTGAAAAAGATGAGACGATGCTCGTTAATGCTGACACCGAGGAACAAGAGGAG GCACAAAAAGATATGGAACTTGATGAACTTTCAACATACTATGAGAATTCGTATGAGCCAAAAGTGCTGATCACATACTCTGATAATCCACACAGTAAAACTAGAATATTCGGAAGAGAACTGACTAGGATTATACCTAATTCTTTATCGAGATACAGACAGAG GTCATCAGTGAAACGTATAGTACAATCAGCAATCAGAGAAGACGTCACAGATGTGATTATAATTAATGAGAACCAACGGCAGCCTAATGGTTTTCTTCTCATCCATTTGCCTGCAGGTCCCACTGCGCACTTCCGTCTTTCTAGCTGTAAGATCACACCAGAACTAGGAAAGGACCATAAAGAAATTACCATACACAGACCAGAG GTCGTCCTCAACAACTTCAGTACACGATTGGGTCTGACCGTGGGTCGCATGCTAGGTGCGCTCTTTCACTACGAACCACAATTCCGAGGCCGGAGAGCTGTCACCTTTCATAACCAACGAGACTATATATTCTTCAGGCATCATCg GTATGAATTTACAAAAGACGGAAAACGCGCCAAGTTGTGCGAACTAGGACCTCGGTTTACTTTGAAGCTGATCTCCCTTCAACAAGGGACATTCGACTCGAAGCGAGGAGATTACGAATGGATCATCGCCGGCAGGAGACACCAAATGGAAACATCTAGAAGGAAATTCTTTTTATAG